CATTCATTCACTTCCTTGTTGTCTACAACTGCTTTCACACTATAAGAACAGGATTGAAAGTTGTGACAGATCATGTGGCctgtaaaacctaaaatatttactaactggCCCTTTACAAAAATAGTTTGCCAACTCTTTCTCTACACAATGAGATGTCAGAAGCACCAGAAGACTTCTCCAAGAACCATCTCCAAAGTACAATGAAATGAGCCTATGCATGGCCTTTGGGGTCATCTGGTGGgtgctaaaacacacacacacacaaacatatacccTTAAGGCTCTCTAATTCCCTATCAATCCAAAAGTTGCCAAGGCAAAGTACATGAAGTTACCACTCTTCCCACTGTCCTCACTAGTAAATAACATTAACTATAAGTGGCTGCCTTCTAAAGTTCATCTGAACATGGCTTCGACTGCACAAAAAATGTTGTGGAAAGTGGAGGATGACAAGAGAAGGCCTCCATATGGCATATAATCCAATCCCTATATTTTCACCCTAGAATCACCTTAGACCTATCTCCTTGCTGAAACATCTCTTCCCCAGAGTTTCTGCCATTTGAATAATCACTGTTAAGAAGTCAGAGAAGCTACTAGGAGGTGCAGAATTCCAACTAAGGAACACAAAAAAGTGTGAATATATATTTCCTTCCTCACAATCCTTAATCCTGATAAAGTCAATACTAAATGCAAGCCGCAAAAatgtctacatttttttaaatgccaagttgctttttgttttttaataaaaagtttaaaaggaaaaaaaaaaaaagcatgttcagCACTACTGTGCCTACACAGGGATATCCCCTCCATTGTATgggacacaaagacacacaccaaCTGTGAACAAGGGAAGCAGCCTTCTCTGTCAGCTATTTTTGGCCTCACTTCGTCATATCAAGACCAAACGTAGGATAATAATGCACAGCGAACTTTAAAACATGAATTTGAGGAAACAAATCTGTCCTTCTATTTATAAATTCCTTAacaatgaaattattattaaGTATACTCTTCTGAACTTAATCTCAAGGGACCTATataccctatttaaaaaaaaaaaaaaatttagcttgtttcaaaaatacagaataatataCCCTGGGACTAAACTGGTGGCCATGTTTAAAGCCTGCTCATTCCTTTTTAACTTCAACTCTTATCCACTTCTAAAACATCTATTTTAGGTAGTGTCTCATTCATTCAGATTTTCCCCCTAACTAAAAATACCCACTTTTCAGCTCTTCACTTTCCATCAGTACTCTGGGAAACCtaaatactttgaaaataattccaactttacATTTTCAGTATATTACCTGCTAAACTATTTCGCTGTTTTAAAACTGCACCAGTATCCAATTGTTGCCCTAAAATTTCACATCCAAAGCAGTCTACTGTCCCATTTCCAAACTCTTTTTTGTAAGAAGCCACTTTCAACACACTAAGCATCTTCTTTTTCACTCCTCCTTCTGTATAGCCCTGGATAGCCAcgatataataaaaatgttggtcccctagaaaaacaaaatcctaaTCCAGGCATACAGCTTTTACCTAAAATGTAATTTCTCCCCAGTCATCTGAAATTACTCTCAGGAACACTCTTCTCAGTTGCTTCTCTGAACTGTAATCATGTGTCTACACAAACACAACTGACCCTAACACTACTCAACAATCTCTATCTGTATTCCCTTCAAACCAGCTTCGTAATTTTATCTGTCCCTTATGCCTTTCAATTCCAAAAGTCTTAAATATTGTGTCTCCACTTGCTCTTTTCTTCCTAAAAGAAATCTTCCCAGATTTGGCTTCAATACTTCAATTAGTTCTATATGCACACGTCCAAAAGCAACATTTCCCtagtgaaaaatgtaaaaatatattcacatctATAAGTTGACAATATCTAACATCCAGTGCGGTCTTAGATAAATATTGGTCTATCCCCCCTCTCCTATAGCTTTGTGCAATTTGTGTTTGATTGTCTCCACCACCTACAAGTAAAAGCATCTCAAAGGCAGGGACCCCAAAAACTTTGTCATTTCTACCCAAACGTGCAATAAAACATTACCATAATTTtttggctggacgcggtggctcaacgcctgtaatcccagcactttgggaggccgaggtgggcagatcatttgaggtcaggagttctagaccagcctgacccacatggtgaaaccccatctctactaaaaatacaaaaaaattagccaggcgtggtagcacatgcctgtagtcccagctattcgggaggctgaggcaggagaatcgcttgaacctgggaggcagaggttgcagtgagccaagatcgctccattgcactccagcctgggtgacagagcaagactctgtctcaaaaaaaaaaaaagtaccgtAATTTTTAACCAATCCATAAGCAATAAAAGTAGGTCCTAAAGTTAGTAAGCAACTTTGACAGAGTGCAACCTACATTCAAACTATAGTTTGTTTCTTAGTTtgtcctcccctccttcccaaaATACAGCTTCTACTGTATTTTGGGTACAGTATTTTAGAAAATGACTACATTTCTCTTTGCAATATcttagtgaaaaacagaatacgTGACTCTGATTCTAACATTACATCCACTATTCAGTATTTTCATGTCAGTACACATTTAAAGGACAGAATTTAAAGTTCCTTACCAAAGCATAACAAGGCaactaaagaaaaacaattcagtggGAGAAGTTCCAGAGGAGGGAAAAGTGGTCAAATGAAAGACATTATTCTAAGACAACAGTTGGAGAAACTGACGGTAGAAATAATGAAAgtctataaaattaagaaaatatgaactGAGGCTTGTCCTGATAATTCTTGAAACACAAACTCTGACTGTGTCCTGAAAGTTTAGGGACACAGGTATGGAATCTGTAAATGAATTGTCACATAATACACAGGCTAATAAACTTGCAGAactcattactttaaaaaaaaggacCAAACATTGTTAAGTTTgagaaagttttaaattaatCTAATCAAGATCCTGAATGGAGAACTTCGAAAAGAGAGATAACCCCAGGCTTACATTCATTCCCACAAAGTATCTCTCAGCAGTGGCTTCAGACAGAACCAGCCCACAGTTGTCTAGATGGACCACAATTCTCAGTATAGTACTGTCTACGCCTTCTTACATAAAATTCTGCTCTATGTTTAACCCTTAAGGTctgtatatgaaatattaatTACTTTCATGAACCTTTAATTTGGTACTCTGACAAGATACCTAAAATACAAGTCAAAGGTTTTATAAACTTCAGCTTTAAAATAATGGAAGGAAAAAATCATTCCTGACTTAAATATCAAAGATGTATCCTAAATTGATACAGAAATAAAGATAATTCAAAAAAGCAAAGCCTCAAACCAAATAAAAAAGTGCTGTAATTTGTTACtctaaaaaaaagggggggggtgaagggaaaaaaatcacaacttttATAAAATGATTAATGTGATAAATGCTCTTCCCCAAGTAAGTTGTGATTCCTAACAACTCAAGTTCCTGAGTAACTGACATCTGTTACAGTGTCCTCCTGACACACATGAATTGGACCCAGGAACTGAGAAGGTTAACTCCTGTACCAATAGGTACTGAAATGAACCTCTCTCAAGacaggtttgttgttgttttttaaaaaaggaattttacTTTCAGGGGTCCATAGGTTAAGTAGTTCTCATTCGGGAACCTATATGAGAGTACCCCCGAAACAAAAAGTACACCGCACACACCCATAGTACCAGGAAAAGGTTACAGATACAGATGGCCTCTGTGCGCACATATGCTCTGGCTTCCTCAATTTCCCTTTGCCAATTGCTGGCCAGAAAGGTGCGAGTATTCACTTTGGAGAAAGACTCCTCCAACAGAAACCTGCATACTTGCATTACTCATACAAAGAGctaaaaagttacaaaatacaggCCTCCCTAACACCTTTCCCCCTCCGTGAATAAAGCTAGACTCCCTCATTGATAGACTCCCAACACTACTGGAGAACAGCAGCAAAACTCCAGGAGGAAGCGCCGGCATCCTCCCACTTTCTCCCCTTCAATTCCCTCTCCCGGGGCCACTCACACTTTTAGAGAAGAGCCGCGGCGCCGAGAAAGTGGGTTGGTTCCCTTCCTCCTTCGGACTGAGGCGGCAGCTGCGGAAGGCTCCGGCGCGGTACTGAGGAAGAAGCGGTGCTCGTGTCGCTAAACCAGGCGGCCACCCGGGTCTCTTCCGCGCTGCCAGTGGAGGGGAGGCGGCGGCCCCGCTTacctcctcttttcctcttcctgggTCTTTTCAGGCTGCGGCTTCTGCCCGTCCAGGGCCACTTCTCCCGGGACAGTCAGGTTTGGGAGACTCcggattttgtttttataaagtttCCTCTGGGTGGAGGCTGCGGCCGGCCCCCCGGGTCCCCCCCGGCCCCGCCGCCCTCGGGactggggcgggggaggggggctcTAGGAACTCCTCCCGGAGTCCAGCCAAGGAGCCGGGGGGCCGGCGACTGGCCAAGGGAGAAGACCCCCGgagggggctgaggggagggggaaggtgaGGAAAGGACGGCGGCGTCGGTCCTGTTCTCTCCGCCGCCCCAGCCGCCGCTTCACATCGGGGTCCCCGCCCCCCCGGCCGGGGGGTGGTTGCCGAGCTTGGTCGGGGCTCCGGTTCATACACTCCGGGGCAAGATGCTACGGCCCCGGGCGGGTGGCCGAGTCGGCGGCAAGGCGAGGGACCCGGCCGGCTCCGCTCGGCGCCGCCCCCGCTCCCGGCTCCCGCATGTGTCGCTGCGGCTGGGACCCCCCTCCCTACACCTTGGGGGTCTCGCCCCACGCCCCACGGGACAAGGCAGAAGCTCCGGCGCCTCCTCAGCGTTCTCTCACCGCGGAGCAGCTACCCACTCCCGGCCCGTGGTAGCCGCCTCCCTGCCCCCCAAGCCGCCGGCTCCGGCTCAGGCTCGGGCTCCGGCTCGGGCTCCGGCTCTGGCTCCGGCTCCGGCGTGTGCAGCCGCCGCTGCCGGCCGGGAAGGTGAGGGGGGGAAAGGAGTGCGGCCGCGGCTCCCGCTGGCCCAGGTGAGAGCGAAGGTCTCGGCGGCGGCCAGTGCAGGGGGACTGGATCTCTCGGATGCTCCTTCGCTCTCACTctcagcggcggcggcggcggcagcggcagcgCCCGGAGCTCAGCTCGCTGTCTCCCTCGCTCTGTGCGGGGCTCTCGCCTCACTCCAGAGAGAGGGGCGGGAGGAGAGCGGCGCCTGCCGATGACGCAAGTCACCTAGCAACcgctctcttccccctccctcttcttTCCGCTCTGAGGCTTCCTCCGCTGGCCTTTTTCCCCCTTGCAGCCACCCCGCCCTGGGCGCCTCTGGCGCGCTCTGATGACGCTCCAAGGGAAGAGGAAGTGGGGATCGGTGAGCGGGTGGGTGCGCCTCGGGCCGCGGGACTCGCAGCCGCAGCCGCTGCCGCCTCTACGGCCGCGTCAGAACtgaagagaggaaggggaggagccGAGTCGAGCCTAAGCTGCCGCCCGATCTTACCCCTGACCCGAGGGCGGCCTGGAGAGCTTGGTCTGTAGCGGTTTCCTTCGGGGCAGGTGGGGACTGCTCCtttgagaggaaggaggaggcccAGGCCGCGTCTTCAGGCAGCTGCGCGCACCACCCGAAGGTGAGGCATTTGGCCCCAAACAGACCCTCGAAAAGCCGGACTGATCGAGGAGTTACCCTACAGCCTGATCTGCTGCACCTGCTCCAGGGAGAGAGCGCCCCACCCTTCCCGTGGCGTGGGGTGAGACCCAGCGTTGGATAACGTGTGGTCGGGCCGAGcaaatgtttgatgaatgaatgaatgaatgaatgcctctCTCACGTGGCACTCGCGAAGCTCAGAGGATATGGTGGAAGTGCAAGCGCTTTGTAAACTGCAGTGCATTGTAAAAATGAGTTGTAATacattcctcccctccccctagcCATGAAAGGAAACAGGGGTGCGGCTTGAGTACAGAGTCACAACCTGAGTCTTTAGTGGAAAAGGAGACGAAATGCCGAGCAGGGGAAGGGACCCATCCTCGCGCAGATTGTTAGGGCGGCGGGAAGGGAGGATTGGAAGGGAGCCATCCTCTGGGAGATTGCTGAAGGATTTTTGACTGTCAGGGGAAGAATTTAATGGTCCCTCACTTTTACGAATGGTTCTTTCTTATGGTTTGGAGCTTTCGAGAGCTTCTGGTCTTGGTTCATCAGTGTACGTTGTCATCAAGAAATGTTGGCCTGTGTTTCAGGTCTGACTCAAaggttattttctttctaaaataaatgttattactaTTAGGCAGCTTTTCCTACAGATGTTATCCTGGAAAGGAAAGTTAAGTAGAAACTCATGAAGTTTAAAGTGTAGTTCTCtaggaaaagaaatttaagataaaaGGACCAGAATCCTCAGAAATCTGTCTTCAGTGAATATTATGAGAAAAAGATTAAAGCAGCAGCAATGATGAAAGCAGATTCCACAATTCTGTCCCTGGACCCTAGTACACTCTACCTCCTTGGGAAGCAGTAGTAATGGATTTTACAAGTCTTTGCACCTGGAGGAGGGGGTAAGGTAGGAGCAAGTGTATTATAGACAAATGTGGGAAGCTCTGGGTTTCTCCCACTACTGCCACTACCATCTGCAAACAGTAAACTAAGGAAACTTTTAACTGGGTAAATCCAAGGGCTCGTGTTCATTAAAATGCTGCGGGAAAGGTGGTGAGAGGGGCAAAGGAGGATGTGGCAAAACCAAGGAGAGACTCACAGACTAGCACCTGACCCTACTGCCCTTGACCTGAAGTTCCAAGAGCCAGGTTAAATATCCTGCTTAAATTACCCTGGATTTTTCTGTCTTTACGTGACCAATCCCCTGCTACAGCCTTCCAAATAAGACTCACAGTTAATCAGACCAACAAGTGATGGTCTCACATggctacaaaataaatattttttgtttttccccctcTTCCTATCTTACAGCAGGGGAATGGTGGAAATTAAAGGAGTAAAACACACAGATTTAGGGGATTTTGTGAAGCTAAAcacctcagagagtttaacctttgtaggCTTTGAAGGAAAAGAGTGCAAACATCAGAGTTCTGCAGCCCAGCAGAGAACACCTCCAGTTAAGTGTGTATCACATAGGGTTTTTCAGCAGCGTGATCTTCTGTTTTCATTGTCAGTGGCTCCACCTTACAACCTCAGTGCTGAGGAACAGAAGGGCACTCAGGAGAGCCTGAGCCACTTACTTAGAAAGTATTTAATAACAGCACACTAAGCTTACTGGGCTAGATACACACCTCAGCACCCAGCTTGATAACAGGAGGAAACAGCTGGAACTGGAGACTGGAGAGAAGGAAGTTCATACATTTCCAACTTGGTCTGCATCTCTTTAGTTCCTTGTATTGCTTATTAATCCAGAGGAGAAAACAGCTAGTtaattaaaaattccaaaaaatctGAAGTTTTAGCTAATAGTTACTTCCCTGGTTCATCAATTTAAGATAAGGATCTAAATACTgtgttaaaatatagaaaaatggagACTCTTATAAGGTTTTTGACCTCTACACTTGAAAGTGAGCTCTTACAAGAAACTAATCAGTGTTTTGTTATTCCACATCAGTGGCTTTTACTGTCAAAGATTGTGTAAGCTAAATTATCTGGCAAAATTTTGCTTTCCAGAAATACTATCtatattaattttaacatttttattgtgaaatatagtttaaatacataaagcaatTATATAGTATAAGTGATTATAAAGGAAACCACCATGTAACCAATCAACCAGGTCAAGAAATGGAATATTTCCAGCAACTCAGAAGTTCCCCTCCCTGCCATGACCTTCCCGAACAcaactctttccctccctcctaaGTGTAGCCATTATTCTAACATTTGTGATAATCATTTCCCTGCTTTTCTTTGTCGCTTTGTCGCAAGCATGCATCCCTAAACAATATATTGTTTAGTTTCACTCTTTCTTTTGAACTTTATGTAACTGGAACAATATAATATGTAATCTGTTGTTCTTGCTGCTTTTGCTCAACATTGTTTTTAATTCATATGTTGTTCAGGTTGTTCCTATAGCTGTAATTTGTGCATTTTCATTGCTGCATATTACAGTGTCCCATTGTAACAGTATGTGACAATATGTTTAGCCATTCTATtgctgatggacatctgggttgtttccagtttaggAATGTGAACATTCTTCATATATGTATTCCATCACATCTACATCAGTTTCTGTATAACATATACCTGGGAGTGTAATATGTATCATAAACTTGAATAAATAATGCCAAGTTCTTTTCTAGAGGGTTACACAGTCACACTAGGTATATATGAGTCCCATTGCTCCACACCTTCACAACACTTGACATTATTGGTCTTTTTGGTTTTGCCAGTCTGGTGGGTGTGTgaatatatcattgtggttttaactgtCATTTCTCTGATTACTGATGCTGTTGAGGACCTTTTTGTATACAACTAGCTATTTGGATTTACATTTTTGTGGCGCGTTAGTATCTTTTCAATGTCTGAGTCTCTGAGATGCCCAACTTTTCAATATCCTTTCATAATCCACATTTGAACAGGTAAAGTAATGTTATGGGATGTTTAGGGTGTcgcttttctggccagaaacctctgaGGCCTGTGGCGCCTTTGCCCAAGTCTTGCTCAGGCCCACTGGGCTCATTCCACCtacttggcctggcaggctgtgctcagcttATGCTACCggcctggatcccacacctgccaagggcaagTACGGCGTGGAGTGGCAAGGCATGTGTGAGCGAGCGTGAGGTCTGGCTACTGCGCAGTCAGACACACCAGCTGCTGCAGTGGGGCGGGCAGCTCCAGATGCACCAGCTCTCtgcaaggctgtggctggaccaggcatactgcaagcagcttccacagctggcaccagggaacacattggcacccagaagcttggagacgcCAGGAACTGCAGGGacccaaagagggagtcacagtgttggcttggggagctcccaggtctgggctccccaaaAGGCCACAGCCCTTCTCTCCTCTTCACCCGCAACGTGGCAAGCAATGGGGATGTCTCAGCCCCATTTGTGTTATATCTCGTTTAGCCTCGCCATTTggcaggtcccaagttcttgtcctgtgaccaggaagaatgaggtacacagacaagtgaAGGGTGAGCAAGATGTTATTGAGTAATGGAACAGctgagaggagacccacagtggatagctcctttctgcagccagggTGTCCCAGTGAGTGTTCAGCTGCTAGCAGAGAGGGCAGCTCCTTTCTGCTAGGCAGGTTGTCCTGATGAGttttcagctctcagcagagaggagagctCCTCTATGCAGGAAGGTTGTCCCAACAAGTGTTCAGTTCTCAGCAGGGAGGGTAGCTACTCTCTGCACCTGGTCATCCTAACAAGTGTTCAGCTAGCGGCAGAgaaggtagctcctctctgcagctggtcatccatCACCTGCTCAGTTCTGACTGAGTcctgggcctcagaggggaggaagtgcatgctgattggtccttGGGCAGGCCTaggaaaaagcaccataagttcccCCTCTGGTGTGCAGGATGGGCAGTCCaatccccaggcttcaggccttccCCCAGCCTAAAGGTGGGACTTCACTGGGAACCCGCTCCTTTCCACActggagcctgtctgcctcctacCACTTTTCATGGCACCCAGGCTATTTCTGCAGAGGGGCGCCTGTGGGGCCAGCACAGAGCTGCCCTCAGCCCTGCcaacccttgcctccctcccatgCTTGTCAGCGCCCAACATCTAGAGGGGGCGGAAGCAGCAGTGGGCTAGCATGTCAGTACTGCCCCAAGCCTGCACATACCCAGCCGGGCTGTGACAGTGCCCGGGCTTGACCCCAACCCCATTCTGAGATCAGAGCAGGTGctaggagcagggagaggccaagCAGTGGGAACAGACACCCCAGGGCCTGCAAGGGCAAGGGGGCCTTCCCGTCCCCCAGAGGGTGCAGAGTGCGGAGATGCCCTGGTCCTGCACCTGGGAGGGTAGGGCTGCCGCCTGCTGCATGGAGTGTGCAGGCAGCCCCAGCTGCGCCTGTTTGCAACCCAGCGCGGGGACTCCAGGTCCTTGCTGGGCCCTCCTCTGCCCACCTCTCCGTGCCCGACCATGCTGCTCCCCTGCTGGCAAGCAGCTCAGCGCTGCCCCATCACAGCAGCCCCCAGGGCAGTGGGCTCTGGGGACTGTCCGCCTCCTCCCCACGTGCTCCCCACAGTGGCAGTGGGTGATCGCAGTGATTCAGGGTCAGGGTCTGGAGCAGTGGAGGCTCCAGTACTGGGAACGGGTCCTGCCTGGCCATATGAGGATGGGTACGGGGGGCAGCACAGTTGTCCACCTCGGGAATGCGGGGCACAAAGGTCCCACAACTGCCGCTGCCACTCCCACAGCCACTCCTGCCACCACCGCTCACACATCCACGCTGCAGCCAGCATGATGGCAGTGGCTGCTCCGGACAGCCTGCCACTGCCATCAGTAATGCCACCACTTGAGTTATATTTGGGACAAGTTCCTtccaaaataagaataattataggttacctagtttttttttattaatttgattataaactttttttttagacagggtttcactgtcacaaaggctggagtacagcggttaaatcatagctcattgaagtctcgaactcctgggctcaagcattcctcctgcctccgcttctcaagcagctaggactataggcacttgccaccacccggctaatttttttattgtttatagagacggggtctcactgtgttgcccaggctggtctcaaacgccaggactcaagcaatcctccagcctcagcctcaggtgtgagccaccatgcccaccctataaacttttttttctttacttttttcttttttttttttttgagacaaagtctcactctatcacccagggtggagtgcattgatgtgaacacagcccactgcagcctcaacctgggcTCAatggattctcccgcctcagcttcctgaggccacagggatgcaccaccacacccagctaataaacTTCTTAAAAGTAGGCctgtagggcttttttttttctttactatccAAAATCATGCAATTTTTCAACTATTAGGCTATTGCCAGCAATCCCTCatggtggtttttatttttgttgtattttagttTCCTCTGAGAATATAAAGGCAATTTTAATTCTCTTGAATCTGTGTAACTAAACTTGGTTTTTGttgctttgtatttttctcaAGACAATCGTGTAAAAAGTTGTTTTCCCtgcacatatttttttcatttcccaggttcattgattttttaaaagtcacagtggctttttctttcctcctaacATTCCTGCTAtaatttatggattttttttttttaatttcactcaTTAACATCAAATACACAACATTGGTGTCACTGCCTGGCATATTTTCCCAACatactacattttattattttcattaatttcttatCTCTCAGTTCTTTGTTTAGAAtcagtgatattttaaaactggAGGAAGGTGAGACCCAGAGAAATTGACTTAGCCAGAGTCAGGAGGGCAAGTAAATGGGAAGCCTGGACTCCACCCCAAGTCTTCAAATAACAGTATGCTTGCCATTATATCACACTGACTCTGTCTTCTGGAACAATAAGGTAAATTAATTCCCAAGGTCTGTAGAATATTGTTCATTTCCACATGGCAGACCTCTTATTCTACAATTGAATAAGGTTTATTTTAAGCCTAACAGCTTTAGGATCAGATTAATATTGatacaaatagaaataattttttaaaaaattaaagattaggctggacgcagtggctcaagtctgtaatcccagcactttgggaggccaaggcaggtagatcacctgaggtcaggagttcgagaccagcctgaccaaaatggagaaaccctctctctactaaaaatacaaaatttgccgggcatggtggcgcatgcctgtaatcctagctactcgagaggctgaggcaagagaatcgcttgaacccggaaggcagaggttacggtgagccgagatcgtgccattgtactgcagcctgggcaacaagagcgaaactctgtctcaaaaaaaataaataaataaaataaagattaatatAAATAGTAGcactaaaaatggattaaatggaagaaaacttgctttaaaaaaaataaagttctccACTCTCCCCTTCATCCCTTATGGCCAATCTGTCACTGGTCCCTATTGCTTCTTCAAAGAATCGCCATACTTCCTTAATAACTGAGAAAAGAGTTTTACCAAATAAAAGTGTCAAATGTTGCAGGAATGCCATTGGATTTGGTAATGAGTTTCTTAA
This genomic interval from Gorilla gorilla gorilla isolate KB3781 chromosome 3, NHGRI_mGorGor1-v2.1_pri, whole genome shotgun sequence contains the following:
- the LOC129533235 gene encoding nematocyst expressed protein 3-like — translated: MLRPRAGGRVGGKARDPAGSARRRPRSRLPHVSLRLGPPSLHLGGLAPRPTGQGRSSGASSAFSHRGAATHSRPVVAASLPPKPPAPAQARAPARAPALAPAPACAAAAAGREGEGGKGVRPRLPLAQVRAKVSAAASAGGLDLSDAPSLSLSAAAAAAAAAPGAQLAVSLALCGALASLQREGREESGACR